One window of the Shewanella khirikhana genome contains the following:
- a CDS encoding DPP IV N-terminal domain-containing protein: protein MLAGVAASIQAAPAFPGAGTEPLAIERMYASPALAGSSPRGLALSPDGSKVTFLKGRDDNQHFYDLWQMDVASGKVSLLLDADKLAGGELSDEEKARRERQRIYGQGIMEYFWAKDGEALLIPAAGQLYYFTPKSGDVRLLTTGEGFATDAKLSPKGNYVSFIREQNLYVYELASNKLTQLTKDGGGAIKNGMAEFVAQEEMDRMTGYWWSPDEARIAFTRIDESPVELVTRNEIYADGIKLTEQRYPYAGKANVEIALGIVALGDGKAEWVDLGKEKDIYLPRVKWLPNSSELSFQWQSRDQQTLELRKVAVATPGKTELLVKETSKAWVNLNNDLRFLKDSGDFLWTSERDGFSHIYLFDARGKVKRQLTNGHWTVDGIAYVDEKAGLVYFSGRKDKVTERHLYRVSLKGGEIERLSTEAGMHGTVFAENSPVYLDYFNSLSQPPQVSLHDSAGKHLAWVEENAVKAGHPLYPFAGLWQLPEFGTLKADDGQALHYRLFKPVNFDVAKKYPVVVRVYGGPHAQLVTNSWSEQDYFTQYLLQQDYLVFQLDNRGSANRGTKFEYVIYQNLGDAEVRDQMAGVDYLRTLPFVAGDKVAIYGHSYGGYMALMSLFKAPSHFKAAISGAPVTDWRLYDTHYTERYMGHPDRNGEGYDRASVFPHVGGYQGGLLMYHGMADDNVLFENSTRVYKALQDEGKLFRMVDYPGSKHSMRGEKVRTHLYRTLADFLDSELKR, encoded by the coding sequence ATGTTGGCGGGCGTAGCAGCCTCCATCCAGGCGGCGCCGGCCTTTCCGGGCGCAGGGACTGAACCTCTGGCAATCGAGCGCATGTACGCTTCTCCTGCATTGGCAGGCAGCAGCCCACGTGGCTTGGCGCTGTCTCCAGATGGCAGCAAGGTTACCTTTTTGAAGGGCCGCGACGACAATCAACACTTCTATGATTTGTGGCAGATGGACGTGGCGAGCGGCAAAGTCAGCCTGCTACTGGATGCCGACAAGCTGGCGGGCGGTGAGCTTTCCGATGAAGAGAAGGCCCGCCGCGAGCGCCAGCGCATCTATGGCCAGGGTATTATGGAGTACTTCTGGGCCAAAGACGGCGAGGCGCTGCTGATCCCTGCCGCCGGGCAGCTGTATTACTTTACCCCCAAGAGCGGCGATGTGCGTCTGCTCACCACCGGCGAAGGTTTTGCCACCGACGCCAAGTTGTCGCCCAAGGGCAACTATGTCTCCTTTATCAGGGAGCAAAACCTCTATGTGTATGAGCTGGCAAGCAATAAGCTCACACAGCTCACCAAAGACGGTGGCGGCGCAATCAAAAACGGCATGGCCGAATTTGTGGCTCAGGAAGAAATGGATCGCATGACTGGCTACTGGTGGTCGCCTGACGAAGCGCGCATTGCCTTTACCCGTATCGATGAGTCGCCGGTGGAGCTGGTGACCCGCAATGAAATTTATGCCGACGGCATTAAGCTTACCGAGCAGCGCTACCCCTATGCCGGCAAGGCCAACGTGGAAATTGCCCTGGGCATTGTTGCCCTGGGTGATGGCAAGGCCGAGTGGGTGGACCTGGGCAAAGAGAAAGATATCTACCTGCCGCGGGTGAAATGGCTGCCAAACAGCTCTGAGCTCAGCTTCCAATGGCAAAGCCGTGACCAGCAGACATTGGAGCTGCGTAAAGTGGCGGTGGCAACCCCCGGCAAGACAGAGCTGCTGGTAAAAGAAACCAGCAAGGCTTGGGTGAACCTCAATAACGACCTGCGCTTTTTAAAAGATAGCGGCGATTTCCTCTGGACCTCAGAGCGAGATGGATTCAGCCATATTTACCTGTTCGATGCCAGGGGCAAGGTTAAGCGTCAGCTTACCAATGGTCACTGGACTGTGGATGGTATTGCCTATGTTGATGAAAAGGCAGGCCTTGTGTACTTCAGTGGCCGCAAGGATAAGGTTACCGAGCGTCATCTGTACCGGGTGAGCCTCAAGGGCGGCGAGATTGAACGGCTGTCAACCGAAGCCGGTATGCACGGCACTGTGTTTGCTGAAAACAGCCCTGTGTATCTGGATTACTTCAACAGCCTGTCGCAGCCGCCTCAGGTGAGTTTGCACGATTCGGCCGGTAAGCATCTGGCTTGGGTGGAAGAAAACGCCGTTAAAGCTGGCCACCCACTGTATCCCTTTGCCGGTTTGTGGCAGTTGCCCGAGTTTGGCACTCTGAAGGCCGACGATGGTCAGGCGCTGCATTACCGCCTGTTCAAGCCGGTGAATTTCGATGTCGCCAAAAAGTATCCCGTGGTGGTACGGGTTTATGGCGGCCCCCATGCGCAGCTGGTGACCAACAGCTGGAGTGAGCAGGATTACTTTACCCAGTACCTGCTGCAACAGGATTATCTGGTGTTTCAGCTGGATAACCGCGGCTCGGCCAATCGTGGTACTAAGTTCGAGTACGTCATTTATCAAAACCTCGGCGATGCCGAGGTGCGCGACCAGATGGCCGGGGTGGATTACCTGCGCACGCTGCCCTTTGTGGCAGGGGATAAGGTGGCGATTTACGGCCACAGCTATGGCGGTTACATGGCGCTGATGAGTCTCTTTAAGGCGCCAAGCCACTTTAAAGCGGCCATTTCGGGCGCCCCTGTGACCGACTGGCGCCTGTACGATACCCATTACACCGAGCGCTATATGGGTCATCCGGACCGCAACGGCGAGGGTTACGACAGGGCGAGCGTGTTCCCCCACGTCGGCGGCTATCAGGGCGGGCTTTTGATGTACCACGGTATGGCGGATGATAACGTGCTGTTTGAAAACTCGACCCGGGTTTACAAGGCGCTGCAGGATGAAGGCAAGCTGTTCCGTATGGTGGATTACCCCGGTTCCAAGCACTCGATGCGCGGTGAGAAGGTGCGTACCCACCTGTATCGCACCCTGGCAGATTTCCTCGACAGCGAGCTTAAGCGCTGA
- a CDS encoding succinylglutamate desuccinylase/aspartoacylase family protein gives MRVDKHEVRVGELAAGQPLSLPVYRFSGKGKGPSVYIQANVHGAEVQGNAVIYQLMKLLEHYELLGDIQLVPLANPLGINQKSGEFTLGRFDPITGVNWNREYLDHGFNIEVWYQEHAHLDDEALVTAFRATLVEECARKLGDPWGVTTGHRLAVTLQSMAHRADIVLDLHTGPKSCKHLYCPEYERDAAQFFSIPYTLLIPNSFGGAMDEAAFVPWWTLAEVASSRGRELGVKVSAFTLELGSQERIDLDDALEDAEGILAYLSHRGVIAEKVLPKPMKRFGCFLKNYRKFHAPKAGMVEYLGKVGVPMKAGEPLVNLLRLDLYGTGEELTPLKLPEDGVPILHFASASVHQGTELYKVMTKVFEL, from the coding sequence ATGCGGGTTGATAAGCACGAAGTCCGGGTGGGCGAGCTGGCTGCAGGTCAGCCGCTGTCGCTGCCGGTTTACCGTTTCAGTGGTAAGGGCAAGGGCCCGAGTGTTTACATTCAGGCAAATGTGCACGGCGCCGAGGTACAGGGCAACGCCGTGATCTATCAGCTGATGAAGCTGCTGGAGCACTACGAGCTGCTGGGAGATATCCAGTTGGTGCCGCTGGCAAATCCTTTGGGAATAAATCAGAAGAGTGGCGAGTTTACCCTGGGCCGCTTTGATCCCATTACTGGCGTGAACTGGAACCGCGAGTATCTCGACCATGGCTTTAATATCGAAGTCTGGTATCAGGAACATGCCCATTTGGATGATGAGGCGCTGGTAACGGCGTTTCGGGCCACTTTGGTGGAAGAGTGCGCCCGAAAGCTTGGGGATCCTTGGGGCGTGACCACAGGGCACCGGCTTGCGGTAACCTTGCAGTCGATGGCGCACAGGGCCGATATAGTGCTGGATTTGCATACCGGCCCCAAGTCGTGCAAACACTTGTATTGCCCTGAATATGAGCGTGATGCGGCGCAGTTTTTCTCGATTCCTTATACCTTGCTGATCCCCAACAGTTTCGGCGGCGCCATGGATGAGGCGGCTTTTGTGCCCTGGTGGACGCTGGCGGAGGTGGCCTCGAGCCGTGGCCGCGAACTGGGGGTGAAAGTCTCGGCGTTTACTCTGGAGCTTGGCAGTCAGGAGCGTATCGATCTTGATGATGCCCTGGAAGATGCCGAAGGTATTCTGGCGTATCTTAGCCACCGCGGGGTGATTGCCGAGAAAGTGCTGCCCAAGCCAATGAAGCGCTTTGGCTGCTTTCTGAAGAATTACCGTAAATTCCATGCGCCCAAGGCAGGGATGGTGGAGTATCTCGGAAAGGTAGGCGTGCCGATGAAGGCGGGTGAGCCGCTGGTGAATCTGCTCAGATTGGATTTGTACGGCACCGGCGAGGAACTGACGCCGCTTAAATTGCCTGAGGACGGGGTGCCGATACTGCATTTTGCATCGGCCTCGGTACACCAGGGCACCGAGCTTTATAAGGTGATGACCAAAGTCTTTGAGCTTTGA
- a CDS encoding dicarboxylate/amino acid:cation symporter — translation MFKSLSARIFLGLAIGLLSGTLVQYVLHDINFFSGTLVEIASGLGTMFVNMIMMLVVPLVFVSIVCGVCELKDLSSFGRLGGKTFGFYIINTLVAIFAALTVALLLEPGKGVDMTGGGELAITATELPSLMALVVDIVPRNPVAAFMSGNMLQVIFMALLLGGVIKSLGEHVAGAVSAFQTANKIMMKLISVVMHLAPIGVGALMFKLGATLEAGVFLSVMEYLVLILGLLLLWIFVVYPYAVQLFTPVKASVFREKTQEQILFSLSTASSNATIPVTMRTLTEKLKVNRAVAGFGVPLGATMNMGGVSIYITVAIFFIANAFGMPITMEQLPALVFSIFLLSVGAGGVPGGGMVMIGVLIHQMGLPVEAFALVAALDRLIDMVLTSCNVVGDTAVLTIVDQTERPHQVASDDD, via the coding sequence ATGTTCAAATCTCTGTCGGCCAGGATCTTCCTTGGCCTCGCTATCGGACTCCTGTCCGGCACTCTGGTGCAGTATGTGCTGCACGATATCAATTTCTTCTCCGGCACCCTGGTTGAAATCGCCTCTGGCCTTGGCACCATGTTCGTCAACATGATCATGATGCTGGTGGTGCCGCTGGTGTTTGTCAGCATTGTTTGCGGCGTCTGTGAGCTTAAAGATCTCTCGAGCTTCGGCCGTCTCGGCGGCAAGACCTTCGGCTTTTACATCATCAATACCCTGGTGGCGATATTCGCAGCCCTGACCGTGGCCCTGCTGCTGGAACCCGGCAAGGGCGTGGACATGACCGGCGGCGGAGAGCTGGCCATTACCGCCACCGAACTGCCGAGCCTGATGGCGCTGGTGGTGGACATAGTGCCCCGCAATCCGGTGGCGGCCTTTATGTCGGGTAATATGCTGCAGGTGATTTTTATGGCGCTGCTGCTTGGCGGTGTCATCAAGTCGCTGGGCGAGCACGTGGCCGGCGCCGTATCGGCGTTCCAAACCGCCAATAAAATCATGATGAAGCTGATTTCAGTAGTGATGCATCTGGCGCCCATTGGTGTTGGCGCACTGATGTTCAAACTGGGCGCTACCCTGGAAGCCGGGGTGTTCCTCAGTGTGATGGAATATCTGGTGCTTATTCTTGGCTTGCTGCTGCTGTGGATTTTCGTGGTCTACCCTTATGCTGTGCAGCTGTTCACCCCGGTGAAGGCCAGTGTGTTTCGTGAGAAAACCCAGGAGCAAATCCTGTTTTCCCTCTCTACCGCCAGCTCCAATGCCACCATTCCGGTGACCATGCGAACCCTCACCGAAAAACTCAAGGTGAATCGCGCCGTGGCCGGATTTGGGGTGCCGCTGGGCGCCACCATGAACATGGGCGGCGTGTCCATCTACATTACTGTGGCAATTTTCTTTATCGCCAACGCCTTTGGCATGCCTATTACCATGGAGCAGCTGCCGGCGCTGGTATTCAGTATCTTCCTGCTTTCTGTGGGCGCTGGCGGTGTACCCGGCGGCGGCATGGTGATGATTGGCGTGCTTATCCACCAGATGGGCTTGCCGGTTGAAGCCTTTGCGCTGGTGGCCGCGCTGGATAGGCTTATCGATATGGTACTGACTTCCTGTAACGTGGTGGGCGACACCGCGGTGCTGACGATTGTCGATCAGACCGAGCGCCCCCATCAGGTTGCCAGCGATGATGACTGA
- the lysC gene encoding lysine-sensitive aspartokinase 3, with product MSLVVAKFGGTSVADFDAMSRCADIVLANAATRLVVVSASSGVTNLLVELTQATVTDERRLQLLKQIAQIQYAILDKLSRPQDVAAALDSLLSRISVLSESLILNRSKSIMDELLSMGEQCSSLIFAAVLREKGASSVSFDVRQVMRTDSHFGRAEPQIEDIASLSRDFLLPLLASQIVVTQGFIGADADGQTTTLGRGGSDYSAALLAEALRADAVEIWTDVAGIYTTDPRLAPNARPIAEISFNEAAEMATFGAKVLHPATILPAVRQQIQVFVGSSKAPEKGGTWIRHQVDNPPTYRAVAVRRDQTLLNLHSLQMLHARGFLAETFATLARHKISVDLITTSEVNVSLTLDKTGSDSTGSGLLSEALLQELSQHCRVRVEDNLALVAIIGNRIASTPGICRQVFTVLEPHNVRMICQGASPHNLCVLVAESEAAQVVKALHENLFEGQA from the coding sequence ATGTCTCTTGTTGTTGCCAAGTTTGGCGGTACCTCTGTTGCCGATTTTGACGCTATGTCCCGCTGCGCCGATATAGTGCTGGCCAATGCTGCGACCCGGCTGGTGGTCGTCAGTGCATCCAGCGGTGTGACTAACCTGCTGGTGGAACTCACCCAGGCCACTGTGACCGATGAGCGTCGGTTGCAACTGCTGAAGCAAATTGCCCAAATCCAATACGCGATCCTCGACAAACTGAGCCGCCCACAGGATGTGGCTGCTGCGCTCGACAGCCTGCTGTCGCGTATTTCTGTGCTCAGTGAGTCACTTATCCTTAATCGCAGCAAATCGATTATGGATGAGCTGCTGTCCATGGGCGAGCAGTGCTCGTCATTGATTTTTGCCGCCGTGCTGCGTGAAAAGGGCGCCAGTAGTGTTAGCTTCGATGTGCGGCAGGTGATGCGTACCGATAGCCACTTTGGCCGCGCAGAGCCGCAGATTGAAGACATTGCTTCGCTGTCACGTGACTTTTTATTGCCGCTACTGGCAAGCCAGATTGTGGTGACCCAGGGCTTTATCGGTGCCGATGCCGACGGCCAAACCACCACCCTTGGCCGTGGTGGCAGCGATTATTCGGCGGCTTTGTTGGCCGAGGCGCTGCGGGCCGATGCGGTAGAGATCTGGACCGATGTGGCTGGTATCTACACCACAGACCCACGCCTTGCGCCCAATGCGCGTCCTATCGCCGAAATCAGTTTTAACGAAGCGGCAGAAATGGCCACCTTCGGCGCCAAGGTACTGCATCCAGCGACGATTTTGCCAGCCGTTCGTCAGCAAATTCAGGTGTTTGTGGGCTCAAGTAAGGCGCCGGAAAAGGGTGGCACCTGGATCCGTCATCAGGTGGACAATCCGCCGACCTATCGTGCCGTTGCGGTGCGCCGCGATCAGACGCTGTTGAACCTGCACAGCCTGCAGATGCTGCATGCCCGCGGCTTTTTGGCGGAAACCTTTGCCACTCTTGCGCGTCATAAGATTTCGGTTGACCTTATCACCACCTCTGAAGTGAACGTGTCGCTGACGCTGGATAAAACCGGTTCAGACTCCACCGGCAGCGGCCTGCTGAGTGAGGCGCTGCTGCAGGAGTTGTCGCAGCATTGCCGGGTGCGGGTTGAAGATAACCTGGCGCTGGTGGCCATTATCGGTAACCGCATCGCCAGCACGCCGGGCATTTGCCGTCAGGTGTTTACCGTGCTCGAGCCCCACAATGTGCGGATGATTTGCCAGGGCGCCAGCCCACATAATCTGTGCGTGCTGGTGGCTGAGAGCGAAGCGGCGCAGGTGGTGAAAGCACTGCACGAAAATCTGTTTGAAGGTCAGGCCTGA
- the rluA gene encoding bifunctional tRNA pseudouridine(32) synthase/23S rRNA pseudouridine(746) synthase RluA, translating to MDDFVYNPPCEPWLEILHQDKDIIVINKPSGILSVPGRDPIHYDSIWSRIKAEHPNSQVVHRLDMATSGVMVYALRKSAESELKRQFRDRETHKIYYARVAGHVKQDTSVNLPLICDWPNRPKQKVDHQIGKPSLTHVEVVSYGKRSTLVKLTPITGRSHQLRVHMMALGHPILGDGFYADPLAKSLADRLLLHAASLSFTHPYSAEPLTFEAEVPFAEPIGEQ from the coding sequence ATGGACGATTTTGTTTACAATCCACCCTGCGAACCCTGGCTGGAAATTTTGCACCAGGACAAGGACATCATCGTTATCAATAAGCCCAGCGGCATCCTCTCGGTGCCGGGTCGCGATCCTATTCATTACGACAGTATCTGGTCACGGATAAAGGCTGAACACCCCAACAGCCAGGTCGTGCATCGTCTGGATATGGCCACCTCCGGTGTCATGGTCTATGCCCTGCGAAAAAGTGCCGAAAGCGAACTCAAGCGCCAGTTCCGTGACAGGGAAACCCACAAAATTTACTATGCGCGGGTTGCAGGCCACGTTAAGCAAGACACCAGCGTAAATCTGCCACTTATCTGTGATTGGCCCAACCGCCCCAAACAAAAGGTCGATCACCAGATAGGTAAACCTTCACTCACCCATGTGGAAGTCGTCAGCTACGGCAAGCGCTCCACGCTGGTGAAGCTCACCCCCATCACCGGCCGCAGTCACCAGCTCAGGGTACATATGATGGCCCTTGGGCACCCCATCCTGGGTGATGGCTTCTATGCTGACCCGCTGGCGAAGTCTCTTGCAGACCGTCTGCTGCTGCATGCAGCCAGTCTCAGCTTCACACATCCTTATTCGGCCGAGCCACTGACCTTCGAAGCCGAAGTGCCGTTCGCCGAGCCGATTGGTGAGCAGTAA
- the arcA gene encoding two-component system response regulator ArcA codes for MQNPHILIVEDEAVTRNTLRSIFEAEGYVVTEANDGAEMHKALQENKINLVVMDINLPGKNGLLLARELREINNIGLIFLTGRDNEVDKILGLEIGADDYITKPFNPRELTIRARNLLTRVNSTGTEVEEKTAVEVYRFNGWSLEINSRSLVCPSGESYKLPRSEFRAMLHFVENPGKILSRADLLMKMTGRELKPHDRTVDVTIRRIRKHFESQPDTPEIIATIHGEGYRFCGNLDE; via the coding sequence ATGCAAAATCCGCACATTCTGATCGTAGAAGACGAAGCCGTTACCCGTAATACCTTAAGGAGTATTTTTGAGGCCGAAGGATATGTGGTAACTGAAGCCAACGATGGCGCAGAAATGCATAAAGCCTTGCAGGAAAACAAGATCAACCTGGTAGTGATGGATATCAACCTGCCAGGTAAAAACGGTCTGTTGCTGGCACGCGAACTGCGTGAAATCAACAACATCGGCCTTATCTTCCTGACCGGTCGTGACAACGAAGTCGACAAAATCCTGGGTCTTGAAATTGGCGCGGACGATTATATTACCAAGCCGTTCAACCCACGTGAGCTGACTATTCGTGCCCGTAACCTGCTGACTCGCGTAAACAGCACAGGCACTGAAGTTGAAGAAAAGACCGCCGTCGAGGTTTATCGTTTCAATGGCTGGAGCCTGGAAATCAACAGCCGCTCTCTGGTCTGCCCATCCGGCGAATCTTACAAGCTGCCTCGCAGTGAGTTCCGTGCCATGCTGCACTTCGTCGAAAACCCTGGCAAAATTTTGAGCCGCGCCGATCTGCTGATGAAGATGACCGGCCGCGAACTCAAGCCACATGACCGTACCGTAGACGTGACAATCCGTCGTATCCGTAAGCACTTCGAAAGCCAGCCGGACACGCCAGAAATCATTGCCACCATCCACGGTGAAGGCTATCGCTTCTGCGGTAACCTGGACGAATAA
- a CDS encoding DUF3293 domain-containing protein, with amino-acid sequence MIITRMDSHFEQLWHLYQSTEFLLTQQLSPFSQFAIITAHNPQGRILTACQNRLRDRALLRDIESLGVPYRAMIGASRDLSHMEKSWAVFLSREDSLALARRHQQNAIYYVAENQLELLPCLMQATPAPMGAFSERVRLVSELPDLGR; translated from the coding sequence ATGATTATCACACGCATGGACAGTCATTTCGAACAGCTTTGGCATCTCTATCAGTCGACAGAATTTCTGTTGACTCAGCAACTTTCTCCTTTTTCTCAGTTCGCCATTATCACAGCCCACAATCCTCAGGGGCGGATTTTGACTGCCTGTCAGAACCGTTTGCGGGATCGGGCTCTGCTCAGAGACATTGAATCTCTGGGGGTGCCTTACCGAGCCATGATAGGGGCGAGCCGTGATTTGTCCCATATGGAAAAAAGCTGGGCGGTGTTTTTGTCCAGAGAAGATAGCCTGGCGCTTGCCAGACGCCATCAACAAAACGCGATTTATTATGTGGCCGAAAACCAGCTTGAGCTGCTGCCATGCCTGATGCAGGCAACGCCGGCGCCAATGGGGGCGTTCAGCGAGCGGGTGCGGCTGGTGAGCGAGCTGCCGGATCTTGGCCGGTAG
- the ppa gene encoding inorganic diphosphatase: MSLNAVPAGKSLPDDIYVIIEIPQNHDPIKYEVDKDSGALFVDRIMTAPMFYPCNYGYVNQTLSLDGDPVDVLVPTQYPLQPGSVIRCRPVGVLKMTDESGEDAKVVAVPHEKVSKEYGHIQDVNDLPALLKAQIKQFFEHYKDLEVGKWVKVESWEDAAAAREEILTSAERYNKQA; the protein is encoded by the coding sequence ATGAGCTTGAATGCAGTGCCAGCGGGCAAATCCCTGCCAGATGATATCTATGTAATCATCGAGATCCCACAGAACCACGATCCTATCAAGTACGAAGTGGACAAGGACAGCGGCGCCCTGTTTGTTGACCGCATCATGACTGCTCCTATGTTCTATCCTTGCAACTACGGTTATGTGAACCAGACTCTGAGCCTGGACGGTGACCCAGTTGACGTGCTGGTACCTACCCAGTACCCACTGCAGCCTGGCAGCGTGATCCGTTGTCGCCCTGTTGGCGTGCTGAAAATGACCGACGAGTCAGGTGAAGATGCCAAAGTGGTTGCCGTTCCTCATGAGAAAGTGTCTAAAGAATACGGCCACATTCAGGACGTGAACGACCTGCCAGCTCTGCTGAAGGCCCAGATCAAGCAGTTCTTCGAACACTACAAGGATCTGGAAGTTGGCAAGTGGGTGAAAGTTGAGAGCTGGGAAGACGCCGCTGCTGCCCGCGAAGAAATCCTCACCAGCGCCGAGCGCTACAACAAGCAAGCCTAA
- the asnC gene encoding transcriptional regulator AsnC — protein sequence MDTSFQRDQLDNQILEALMADARTPFAELAKRFGVSAGTIHVRVEKMKQAGIITGAQITVNPKALGYDVCCFIGINLKSAGDYPAAIAKLNALEEVVEAYYTTGNYSIFVKVMCQSIDSLQHVLINRIQSIAEIQSTETLISLQNPIVRAVKP from the coding sequence GTGGATACATCATTTCAGCGTGACCAGTTGGACAATCAGATCCTCGAGGCCCTGATGGCCGATGCCCGCACTCCCTTTGCCGAACTGGCCAAACGATTCGGCGTCAGTGCGGGTACCATCCATGTGCGGGTCGAAAAGATGAAGCAGGCCGGCATCATCACCGGCGCGCAAATTACGGTAAACCCCAAGGCACTGGGCTACGATGTGTGCTGTTTTATCGGCATTAATCTGAAAAGTGCCGGCGATTACCCTGCCGCCATAGCCAAACTCAATGCCCTCGAAGAAGTGGTAGAAGCTTACTACACCACCGGCAACTACAGCATTTTCGTCAAAGTCATGTGTCAGTCTATCGACAGCCTGCAACATGTGCTGATTAACCGCATTCAATCCATTGCCGAAATTCAGTCCACCGAGACCTTAATAAGCCTGCAAAATCCGATTGTCCGAGCGGTAAAGCCCTGA
- a CDS encoding class 1 fructose-bisphosphatase, whose protein sequence is MQTLSQSLKQSAISEELASLLTVLANTSKDISQAVRRGALAGVLGVAGTENVQGEDQKKLDVITNDMLKDALAAQGSVKALASEEEDEIVPLAQDGQFLVCFDPLDGSSNIDINSLVGTIFSVLPAPSGDVSEQSFLQSGRKQVAAGYVLYGPSTMLALTTGQGVQLFTLDPVSGDYLLTVDGVQISPDTGEFAINMSNQRFWEPGMQAYIADLIKGKEGPRGKNFNMRWIAAMVGDVHRVLCRGGLFTYPTDTKDPKKPFKLRLMYEANPMAFLVEQAGGKASTGYETILDIAPSEIHQRVAVILGSANEVDACLGYHK, encoded by the coding sequence ATGCAGACCCTGTCCCAATCCCTCAAACAAAGCGCTATCAGTGAGGAACTTGCCAGCCTGTTAACCGTGCTGGCCAATACCTCCAAAGACATCAGCCAGGCCGTGCGCCGTGGCGCCCTCGCTGGTGTGCTGGGTGTAGCCGGCACCGAAAACGTGCAGGGTGAAGATCAGAAAAAGCTCGACGTTATCACCAACGACATGCTGAAAGACGCTTTGGCTGCCCAGGGCTCGGTGAAGGCGCTGGCCTCTGAAGAAGAAGATGAGATAGTACCGCTGGCGCAAGATGGCCAGTTTCTGGTGTGCTTCGACCCGCTGGATGGTTCATCCAATATCGACATCAACTCACTGGTAGGCACCATTTTCTCGGTGCTGCCCGCCCCAAGCGGTGATGTGAGCGAGCAAAGCTTCCTGCAATCCGGTCGCAAACAAGTGGCCGCAGGTTATGTGCTCTATGGTCCTTCCACCATGCTGGCGCTTACCACAGGTCAGGGCGTGCAGCTCTTCACCCTCGACCCGGTAAGCGGCGACTATCTGCTGACCGTAGATGGCGTGCAAATAAGCCCAGACACTGGCGAGTTCGCCATCAATATGTCCAATCAGCGCTTTTGGGAGCCGGGCATGCAGGCTTACATTGCCGACCTGATTAAGGGCAAAGAAGGCCCGCGCGGCAAGAACTTCAACATGCGCTGGATTGCAGCCATGGTGGGCGATGTGCACCGGGTGCTGTGCCGCGGCGGCCTGTTCACCTACCCTACCGACACCAAGGACCCGAAGAAGCCGTTCAAACTGCGCCTGATGTACGAAGCCAACCCCATGGCATTCCTGGTTGAACAGGCAGGCGGCAAGGCCAGCACCGGCTACGAGACCATTCTGGATATAGCGCCCAGCGAAATTCACCAGCGCGTGGCAGTAATTTTGGGCTCGGCCAACGAGGTGGATGCCTGTCTCGGTTACCACAAATAA